From Candidatus Vondammii sp. HM_W22, one genomic window encodes:
- the mraZ gene encoding division/cell wall cluster transcriptional repressor MraZ, translating into MFRGANKLNLDAKGRLAMPMRYRERLRECCASRLIITIDQDRCLLLYPLPDWQEIERKLMKLPSLNKAARNLQRLLVGHAADVDMDGQGRLLLPSTLREFASLEKQVMLVGQGNKFELWNEDRWNEQRDAGLENMDFDQLDLPADLESLSL; encoded by the coding sequence TTGTTTCGAGGTGCCAACAAGCTTAATCTGGATGCCAAAGGGCGTCTTGCGATGCCGATGCGGTATCGAGAGCGGCTGCGTGAGTGTTGTGCTTCTCGATTAATAATAACCATAGATCAGGATCGCTGTTTGTTGCTCTATCCGCTGCCTGACTGGCAGGAGATAGAACGAAAACTGATGAAACTTCCCTCCCTCAATAAAGCCGCGCGTAACCTGCAGCGTCTGCTGGTTGGCCATGCTGCCGATGTTGACATGGATGGTCAGGGACGGCTGTTGTTGCCGTCAACATTACGCGAATTTGCCAGTTTGGAAAAGCAGGTAATGCTGGTTGGACAGGGAAATAAGTTTGAGCTCTGGAACGAAGATCGCTGGAATGAACAGCGTGATGCCGGTTTGGAAAATATGGATTTCGATCAGCTGGATTTGCCTGCAGATCTGGAATCCCTCTCACTATAG